Proteins from a genomic interval of Acidobacteriota bacterium:
- a CDS encoding TlpA disulfide reductase family protein has protein sequence MKKLLPIVLMILILSLAACRVRIRENSPIPAPDFTLADLDGNIVSMSNFKGNVVILDFWATWCAPCRKEIPHFQKLYDTYRDQGFVMIGASFDEGGAAVVKSFLEKNNVTYPNVIANKEIEGLYGSKNPYINQVYGPIQGIPATFIINKNGEIVQKYVGETPRRVFEAHITKLLQEPTS, from the coding sequence ATGAAAAAATTGCTTCCGATAGTATTGATGATTCTGATCCTTTCTCTTGCGGCTTGCAGGGTCAGAATCAGGGAAAATTCTCCCATTCCTGCTCCAGATTTCACGCTGGCTGATCTGGATGGGAACATAGTCAGTATGAGCAACTTCAAGGGTAATGTCGTCATCCTTGATTTCTGGGCGACCTGGTGTGCGCCATGCCGCAAGGAGATTCCCCATTTCCAGAAGCTTTACGATACTTATAGGGACCAGGGGTTTGTGATGATCGGAGCATCATTCGACGAGGGAGGCGCGGCGGTCGTCAAGTCGTTCCTGGAAAAAAATAACGTGACCTATCCAAACGTCATCGCCAATAAAGAGATCGAAGGATTATACGGAAGCAAGAATCCTTACATAAATCAAGTGTACGGGCCCATCCAGGGAATTCCCGCCACCTTCATCATCAACAAAAACGGGGAGATCGTCCAGAAATACGTGGGTGAGACGCCAAGAAGAGTCTTTGAGGCTCACATCACCAAGCTGCTTCAAGAACCGACTTCTTGA